One window of the Eucalyptus grandis isolate ANBG69807.140 chromosome 6, ASM1654582v1, whole genome shotgun sequence genome contains the following:
- the LOC104448642 gene encoding LOW QUALITY PROTEIN: glutathione S-transferase U25 (The sequence of the model RefSeq protein was modified relative to this genomic sequence to represent the inferred CDS: inserted 3 bases in 2 codons): protein MAEEVILLDSWPSLFGMRVRIALREKGVEFDMREEDLSNKSPLLLKMNPVHKKIPILVHNGKPXCESLLIVQYVDEXWVRESPLLPSDPYERARAGFWVDYVDKKLYPAMRMMWLSTGEAQEAGKKEFIEFLKVLEGELGDKAYFGGETFGYVDVSLIPFYSWFYALDFSIVKECPKLGAWAKRCMQRESVAKSLPDQHKLRDFLMELHKKLQAK from the exons ATGGCGGAGGAAGTGATTTTGTTGGACTCTTGGCCGAGCCTGTTCGGGATGAGGGTCAGGATTGCCCTGAGAGAGAAAGGCGTGGAGTTCGATATGAGGGAGGAGGATCTGAGCAACAAGAGCCCTCTCCTCTTGAAGATGAACCCGGTCCACAAGAAGATACCTATCCTCGTCCACAATGGCAAGC TTTGCGAGTCCCTCCTCATCGTCCAGTACGTCGACGA CTGGGTTCGCGAGTCTCCTCTCTTGCCTTCGGATCCTTACGAGCGTGCCCGGGCCGGGTTCTGGGTCGATTACGTGGACAAGAAG CTATATCCGGCGATGCGAATGATGTGGCTGTCGACAGGGGAGGCCCAGGAGGCGGGGAAGAAGGAGTTCATCGAGTTCCTGAAGGTGTTGGAGGGAGAGCTCGGGGACAAGGCCTACTTTGGCGGGGAGACGTTCGGGTACGTGGATGTGTCGCTGATACCGTTCTATAGCTGGTTCTATGCGTTGGACTTTAGCATCGTGAAGGAGTGCCCCAAGCTGGGGGCATGGGCCAAGCGGTGCATGCAGAGGGAGAGCGTGGCCAAGTCGTTGCCCGACCAGCACAAGCTCCGTGACTTCCTCATGGAGCTCCACAAGAAGCTTCAGGCCAAATAA
- the LOC104448640 gene encoding peroxisomal (S)-2-hydroxy-acid oxidase, translating into MEITNVNEYQAIAKEKLPKMVYDYYASGAEDQWTLQENQYAFSKILFRPRILIDVSRIDMTTTVLGFKISMPIMVAPTAMQKMAHPEGEYATARAASAAGTIMTLSSWATSSVEEVASTGPGIRFFQLYVYKDRNVVAQLVRRAERAGFKAIALTVDTPRLGRREADIKNRFTLPPFLTLKNFEGLNLGKMDKSDESGLASYVAGQIDRTLSWKDVKWLQTITSLPILVKGVLTAEDARLSIQAGAAGIIVSNHGARQLDYVPATIMALEEVVKAAQGRVPVFLDGGVRRGTDVFKALALGASGIFIGRPVVFSLAAEGEAGVRKVLQMLREEFELTMALSGCRSLKEITRDHIVTEWDVPRIRPAPRL; encoded by the exons ATGGAGATCACAAATGTCAATGAGTATCAGGCCATCGCGAAGGAGAAGTTGCCCAAGATGGTCTATGACTATTATGCATCAGGAGCAGAGGACCAGTGGACTCTCCAAGAGAACCAATATGCTTTCTCCAAAATCTT GTTCCGACCCCGCATACTGATTGATGTGAGCAGGATAGATATGACTACCACTGTCCTGGGATTCAAGATATCAATGCCTATCATGGTTGCCCCAACAGCCATGCAGAAGATGGCTCATCCTGAAG GGGAGTATGCAACAGCAAGAGCTGCATCAGCAGCTGGAACCATTATG ACATTATCTTCATGGGCTACTTCTAGTGTTGAAGAAGTTGCTTCCACTGGACCTGGAATCCGCTTTTTCCAGCTTTAT GTTTACAAAGACAGGAATGTAGTAGCTCAGCTTGTGAGGAGAGCTGAAAGAGCTGGCTTCAAGGCCATTGCACTCACTGTTGATACCCCTAGGCTTGGTCGCAGAGAAGCTGACATCAAGAACAG GTTCACATTGCCACCATTCTTGACATTGAAGAACTTTGAAGGTCTAAACCTTGGAAAGATGGATAAG AGTGATGAATCTGGACTTGCTTCATATGTTGCTGGTCAAATTGATCGCACTCTGAGCTGGAAG GATGTGAAGTGGCTTCAGACTATCACCTCACTGCCCATCCTAGTGAAGGGTGTGCTTACGGCTGAGGATG CTCGACTTTCCATTCAAGCTGGAGCTGCTGGCATCATCGTGTCCAATCACGGTGCTCGGCAACTGGACTATGTTCCTGCCACCATCATGGCTCTGGAAGAG GTTGTTAAAGCTGCGCAAGGACGGGTGCCTGTGTTCCTGGATGGCGGTGTTCGCCGTGGAACTGACGTTTTCAAAGCATTGGCACTTGGAGCCTCTGGCATATTT ATTGGACGCCCTGTCGTGTTCTCATTGGCTGCGGAAGGCGAGGCCGGCGTAAGAAAGGTACTGCAGATGTTGCGTGAGGAGTTTGAGCTGACCATGGCGTTGAGCGGTTGCCGCTCTCTCAAAGAGATTACCCGTGACCACATTGTGACCGAATGGGATGTCCCTCGCATCCGCCCAGCACCCCGGCTATAG
- the LOC104448641 gene encoding ubiquitin carboxyl-terminal hydrolase 25 — protein sequence MALQLPHRHHQHHHHHHHRLQMGWQPSLLGLKRKNGPPLGLRNLGNSCYINSVLQCLTYTPPLANFCLRNLHSSLCDSGADVERKRDCPFCILERWIVRSLRSDQQQDAPVKIQSCLRLYSENFRWGRQEDAHEFLRYVIDACHNTCLRLKKLRQQQQRNGAEPPNCGDSVVKEIFGGALQSQVKCLSCGVESNKVDDIMDISLDVLQSSSIKEALHKFFQPEVLEGSNKYKCENCKKLVVARKQMSLFQAPNVLVIQFKRFEGIYGGKIDKAISFEEILVLSSFMCKESQDTSPQYNLFGTIVHAGCSPDSGHYYAYIKDSVGRWYCCNDSLVSLATLDEVLSEKVYILFFSRAKQRSASANAVSAANGVKSRDLNGIKASKKRASAIPPKPAQSKPLTENSSWKYVSASSNGDKVSSGPRMKFSIAENIGSKGVPAVSNGKVHALKNQLGESNGHIKGPVPVNKCDKDLSTSINRNDIDKENKNSSNGRTQVVAHSNHNNLKVGDSNGDKSQVHSSHNGNGTVGTVGTAGTAGTAFPCSVKSHLHERNGTTHILGKGRGFDQHELQNGSSDQPSDVTKSKRKLQEDSCILLAQDAQSQAKVKELKEILKNEASSVLRSCGWADDVYACMRTGKRMCTSKADDNSLNFDHLRKLLIADAKSTFISQIPESLKEKLIGRLRSFSEEKGS from the exons ATGGCCTTGCAGCTGCCCCACCGCCAccaccaacaccaccaccaccaccaccaccggctGCAGATGGGCTGGCAACCGAGCCTGCTGGGACTCAAGCGCAAGAACGGACCTCCCCTCGGCCTCAGGAACCTCGGCAACTCCTGCTACATCAACAGCGTCCTCCAGTGCCTCACTTACACCCCTCCCCTCGCCAATTTCTGCCTCCGCAACCTCCACTCCTCTCTAT GCGATTCGGGTGCGGATGTGGAGCGGAAGCGAGATTGCCCCTTCTGTATACTAGAGAGGTGGATAGTGCGATCTCTGAGATCGGATCAGCAGCAAGATGCGCCGGTGAAGATCCAGAGCTGCTTGCGCCTGTACTCGGAGAACTTTCGGTGGGGTCGCCAGGAGGACGCGCACGAGTTCCTCCGCTACGTGATCGATGCGTGCCACAACACCTGCCTCCGCCTCAAGAAGctgcggcagcagcagcaacgCAATGGTGCCGAGCCACCCAACTGTGGCGATTCCGTTGTTAAGGAGATTTTCGGCGGGGCACTGCAGAGTCAGGTCAAGTGTTTATCTTGTGGAGTGGAATCCAACAAGGTCGATGATATTATGGATATTAGTCTAGATGTCTTGCAAAGTAGTTCGATTAAGGAAGCGTTGCACAAATTTTTCCAGCCAGAAGTTTTGGAAGGCAGCAATAAGTACAAGTGCGAGAA TTGTAAGAAATTGGTTGTGGCTAGGAAGCAAATGTCGCTCTTTCAAGCACCTAATGTTCTTGTAATCCAGTTTAAG AGGTTCGAAGGTATATATGGTGGGAAGATTGATAAGGCTATTTcgtttgaagaaattttggtgCTCTCGAGCTTCATGTGCAAAGAAAGCCAG GATACGTCACCGCAGTATAATCTTTTTGGTACTATTGTGCATGCAGGCTGCTCACCAGACTCAGGACACTATTATGCTTATATAAAG GACTCAGTGGGCCGGTGGTATTGCTGTAATGATTCATTGGTTTCTCTGGCCACTTTGGATGAGGTCTTATCAGAAAAGGTCTATATCCTGTTTTTCTCTCGCGCCAAACAAAGGTCAGCATCTGCCAATGCAGTTTCTGCTGCCAATGGAGTAAAATCTCGTGATCTGAATGGCATCAAAGCATCTAAGAAGCGGGCTTCTGCTATTCCACCAAAACCGGCACAATCAAAACCATTAACTGAAAATTCTTCATGGAAGTATGTGTCTGCCTCATCCAATGGTGATAAAGTGTCTTCTGGCCCGCGGATGAAGTTCAGCATTGCTGAAAATATTGGTTCCAAAGGAGTTCCTGCAGTTAGCAATGGAAAGGTGCATGCACTTAAGAATCAGTTGGGGGAAAGTAATGGGCATATCAAAGGGCCAGTTCCTGTTAACAAGTGTGACAAAGATCTTTCAACTTCAATAAACAGGAATGATATCGACAAAGAGAATAAGAACTCCTCCAACGGGAGGACCCAAGTAGTTGCGCATTCTAATCATAACAATCTGAAAGTCGGTGATTCTAATGGTGACAAGAGTCAAGTTCATTCTTCCCACAATGGAAATGGTACTGTTGGTACTGTTGGTACTGCTGGTACTGCTGGTACTGCTTTCCCCTGTTCAGTTAAATCACATCTCCATGAGAGAAATGGCACAACGCACATCTTAGGGAAAGGGAGAGGGTTTGACCAACATGAACTGCAAAATGGTAGTTCTGATCAACCCTCTGATGTAACAAAGTCCAAGAGGAAGCTGCAGGAGGACTCCTGCATATTGCTGGCACAGGATGCTCAATCTCAGGCCAAAGTCAAAGAGCTGAAAGAAAT ACTCAAGAATGAAGCTTCCTCTGTATTGCGATCATGTGGCTGGGCGGATGATGTCTACGCTTGCATGCGCACTGGGAAGAGAATGTGCACGAGCAAAGCAGATGATAATtcactaaattttgaccatttgAG GAAGCTGTTGATTGCGGATGCCAAATCAACCTTTATCTCACAAATTCCAGAATCATTGAAAGAGAAACTAATTGGACGTCTCCGATCATTTAGTGAGGAAAAAGGATCCTAA